In Opitutus sp. ER46, one DNA window encodes the following:
- a CDS encoding acyl carrier protein: MSNSVTDSTPSVRQIMRGYPEETILACAEFKATRRDDSFERAFAGIITHHLLQPPAQPVSAMPGTTRLVADLGLDSLTMVEMVSIFEAIFGVRLRADDFASVRTLDELRALLRRKTQLPARASA; the protein is encoded by the coding sequence GTGTCGAATTCAGTTACCGACTCAACCCCGTCCGTGCGCCAGATCATGCGTGGCTACCCCGAGGAGACGATCCTCGCCTGCGCAGAGTTCAAGGCGACGCGACGGGACGACTCCTTTGAGCGCGCCTTCGCTGGCATCATAACGCACCACCTGCTGCAACCGCCGGCCCAGCCGGTTTCCGCGATGCCCGGCACCACCCGTCTTGTCGCCGACCTCGGGCTGGATTCGCTGACCATGGTCGAGATGGTGTCCATCTTCGAAGCCATCTTCGGCGTACGCCTTCGGGCCGATGACTTCGCGAGCGTGCGGACCCTCGACGAATTGCGCGCGCTCCTGCGCCGGAAGACCCAGTTGCCAGCGCGCGCCTCGGCATGA
- a CDS encoding beta-ketoacyl-[acyl-carrier-protein] synthase family protein, whose translation MSLPSAPRRVVVTGLGFITSIGNDRATVTRHLRELRHGLEPFDFISGSDLPVKVAGTIKEFDTRSDHYSDWRWPARYTFTRDVLRTLPPHGLHAICATDEAIADAGLVREDLARDDTGLFTASAGSPFLQHKYLGTMYDSKGDRLVPLGVVATIAGTLNFNLSTRYGMRGAVCGFVSACASTSHALGYAYDEIALGRLERVIVVGGEDITADSTYSFHAVRALSRNPDPATASRPFDTARDGFVGSGGGAALVLESAEAAQARGARIYAELAGWGQSADGYNIAISDPEGRGLALAMKRALAAARTAPTEVDYVNAHATSTVAGDRSEARALRTIFSEAGATPAISSTKALTGHALSMAGVMETAFCAVAMAEGFIPGQAHLVNPDPDCEGLNIPRETIARAPNVIVKNSSGFGGSNVSLVLRRWPA comes from the coding sequence ATGAGCCTGCCCTCTGCGCCCCGCCGCGTCGTTGTAACCGGCCTGGGGTTCATCACGAGCATCGGCAACGACCGTGCGACCGTCACCCGGCACCTGCGGGAACTGCGCCACGGCCTCGAGCCGTTCGATTTCATCTCCGGTTCCGACCTGCCGGTGAAGGTCGCGGGTACCATCAAGGAATTCGACACCCGATCCGACCATTACTCCGACTGGCGCTGGCCGGCCCGTTACACCTTCACGCGCGACGTCCTGCGCACGCTCCCGCCCCACGGCCTCCACGCCATCTGCGCCACTGACGAGGCGATCGCCGACGCCGGACTCGTGCGCGAGGATCTCGCGCGCGACGACACCGGCCTGTTCACGGCGTCCGCCGGGTCCCCCTTTCTCCAGCACAAGTATCTGGGCACGATGTACGACTCGAAGGGCGACCGGCTCGTGCCGCTCGGCGTCGTCGCAACCATCGCCGGCACCCTGAATTTCAATCTTTCCACGCGCTACGGCATGCGCGGCGCAGTCTGCGGCTTTGTCTCCGCCTGCGCGTCCACGTCACATGCGCTCGGCTACGCCTACGACGAGATTGCGCTCGGCCGGCTGGAACGTGTGATCGTTGTCGGGGGCGAGGACATCACCGCCGATTCCACCTACTCGTTCCACGCGGTGCGCGCCCTTTCGCGCAACCCCGACCCCGCCACGGCATCGCGGCCATTCGACACGGCGCGCGACGGGTTTGTCGGCAGCGGCGGCGGCGCCGCCCTCGTGCTCGAGTCCGCCGAGGCGGCCCAGGCCCGCGGCGCGCGGATTTATGCGGAGCTCGCCGGCTGGGGCCAGTCCGCCGACGGCTACAATATCGCGATCTCCGATCCCGAGGGCCGTGGGCTGGCGCTGGCGATGAAGCGGGCGCTCGCCGCCGCGCGCACCGCGCCGACCGAGGTCGACTACGTCAACGCCCACGCGACGTCGACGGTCGCAGGCGACCGCTCGGAGGCCCGCGCCCTCCGCACGATTTTCAGCGAGGCCGGCGCGACCCCGGCGATCAGCAGCACCAAGGCCCTCACCGGCCACGCGCTGTCGATGGCCGGCGTGATGGAGACCGCGTTCTGCGCGGTTGCCATGGCCGAAGGCTTCATCCCGGGGCAGGCCCACCTCGTGAACCCCGATCCCGATTGCGAGGGTCTCAATATCCCGCGTGAAACCATCGCGCGGGCACCGAACGTGATCGTCAAAAACAGCAGCGGCTTCGGCGGCAGCAACGTGTCCCTCGTGCTCCGGCGCTGGCCGGCCTGA
- a CDS encoding CDP-alcohol phosphatidyltransferase family protein, with translation METSALNLAGRGANNQRRSVDPVPTSGPAAPAYAYRCHDRSLLVPWISRGPAAWLHRQVPAGVSANALTVFGSVVMWVTAAAAWLTPPGWRETLAPVWVAGMWFYCVLDHVDGQRARAKGTSCALGEFLDHALDAWNVGLVIGVTALMGPGGPHATAAVLGLLAAASFATVATWLEQRERGAIYLGRVGPVEGVAVAGIYQLAWAWPAAANWLSDPVGLADMSRSTALLAVAAAFTLGGALLGGARLATTRARWLELCLLLLVIAWAGTEGWLDAWIAAIAITSAMASYSGRVIVSHLAHESVPAVHRAPLLFLLLIAFAEGQGLAPRHWEFVALAWLAVAAVRPWNGLGRLAAPAARGMPAVEPAEAPPVA, from the coding sequence ATGGAGACGTCGGCCTTGAACCTTGCCGGCCGCGGCGCGAACAACCAACGTCGGAGCGTGGATCCCGTTCCGACTTCGGGCCCGGCGGCCCCGGCCTATGCGTATCGCTGCCATGACCGTTCGCTGCTGGTCCCTTGGATCAGCCGCGGCCCGGCGGCCTGGCTGCACCGGCAGGTGCCGGCGGGGGTGTCGGCCAACGCCCTGACCGTGTTCGGTTCGGTGGTGATGTGGGTGACGGCGGCGGCGGCGTGGCTCACGCCCCCCGGCTGGCGCGAGACGCTCGCGCCGGTGTGGGTGGCCGGGATGTGGTTTTACTGCGTGCTGGATCACGTCGACGGGCAGCGGGCGCGGGCGAAAGGCACGAGTTGCGCGCTGGGGGAGTTTCTGGACCACGCGCTGGACGCCTGGAACGTCGGGCTCGTGATCGGCGTGACGGCGTTGATGGGCCCGGGGGGGCCGCACGCGACGGCGGCCGTGCTGGGGCTGCTGGCGGCCGCGAGTTTTGCGACGGTGGCTACGTGGCTCGAACAGCGGGAGCGGGGCGCAATCTATCTCGGACGCGTCGGTCCGGTCGAAGGCGTGGCGGTGGCCGGCATTTATCAGCTGGCGTGGGCCTGGCCGGCGGCGGCGAACTGGCTCTCGGATCCGGTGGGGCTCGCGGACATGAGCCGCTCGACCGCGTTGCTGGCGGTTGCCGCGGCGTTCACGTTGGGCGGCGCGCTGCTCGGGGGCGCACGGCTGGCGACGACCCGCGCACGGTGGCTCGAGCTCTGCCTCCTTCTGCTCGTGATCGCGTGGGCGGGCACGGAAGGCTGGCTCGACGCCTGGATCGCGGCGATCGCGATCACGTCGGCGATGGCCTCCTATTCCGGCCGCGTGATCGTGAGCCATCTGGCCCACGAATCGGTGCCCGCGGTGCATCGCGCGCCCCTGCTGTTCCTGCTGCTGATCGCGTTTGCGGAAGGGCAGGGGCTGGCGCCGCGCCACTGGGAGTTCGTGGCGCTCGCGTGGCTGGCGGTGGCGGCCGTCCGACCCTGGAACGGGCTGGGGCGACTCGCCGCTCCGGCGGCGCGCGGCATGCCGGCCGTCGAGCCGGCGGAGGCGCCGCCGGTGGCGTAG
- a CDS encoding phosphatase PAP2 family protein: MSAAKRFGVGALGAGVYLGLHALLGGLRLDNLWLALAGLALWLAPGRLRPLARFCVPLLVIGVVYDAQRYWAEALRGVVHVAEPHAWELAWFGLPGAHGPVTLAHWWQSHTHPVLDAVAGVAYLGFIPVFLGLAAWWRFRLGRVEALEAMWAMMVLNLAAYTTFLLYPAAPPWYVDHYGFGPVNLAAAPEAAGAARFDALFGVTWFADFYGRNTNIFGAIPSLHVGQSFLGAWYAWRFRALRGPATAYWLVVTWASAYLNHHYIVDGVAGVAYAVLVALGFAVGGAWWRRRARAAEKNGV, from the coding sequence GTGAGCGCGGCGAAGCGCTTCGGAGTGGGCGCGCTTGGCGCCGGCGTGTATCTCGGACTGCACGCGCTGTTGGGCGGCCTGCGCCTGGACAATCTCTGGCTCGCGCTCGCCGGGCTGGCCCTGTGGCTGGCGCCGGGCCGGCTGCGTCCGCTGGCCAGATTCTGCGTGCCGCTGCTGGTGATCGGGGTGGTGTATGACGCCCAACGCTACTGGGCCGAGGCGTTGCGCGGGGTGGTGCACGTGGCCGAGCCGCACGCGTGGGAGCTGGCGTGGTTTGGCCTGCCGGGCGCACACGGACCGGTGACGCTGGCGCATTGGTGGCAGAGCCACACGCATCCGGTCCTCGATGCGGTCGCGGGGGTGGCGTACCTCGGCTTCATCCCGGTGTTCCTCGGCCTGGCGGCGTGGTGGCGGTTCCGGCTGGGGCGCGTCGAGGCGCTGGAGGCGATGTGGGCGATGATGGTGCTGAACCTGGCGGCCTACACGACGTTCCTCCTCTATCCGGCGGCGCCGCCTTGGTACGTCGACCATTACGGCTTCGGTCCGGTGAACCTGGCCGCGGCGCCGGAAGCGGCGGGGGCGGCGCGGTTCGATGCGCTGTTCGGCGTGACCTGGTTCGCGGACTTCTACGGGCGCAACACCAACATCTTCGGCGCGATCCCCTCGCTGCACGTGGGGCAGAGTTTCCTGGGCGCCTGGTACGCGTGGCGTTTTCGCGCGCTCCGCGGGCCCGCGACGGCGTACTGGCTCGTGGTGACCTGGGCCTCGGCGTACCTGAACCACCATTACATTGTCGATGGCGTGGCCGGCGTGGCGTACGCGGTCCTCGTGGCGCTGGGGTTCGCGGTGGGCGGGGCGTGGTGGCGGCGGCGGGCGCGCGCCGCGGAGAAGAATGGCGTCTGA
- a CDS encoding CDP-alcohol phosphatidyltransferase family protein, producing the protein MPSCDALCGAALPVAAAALLLAAAARGAPADYARVRREGGTFFLRERVMQRGYVWIDALARGAVAAGLTANAITWLSFVLGAAAGICAGLGWLGTAAWALALSGLCDGVDGAVARRTRAASPAGAVLDSALDRYVEFFFIAGLIVWLRGHWAHQLVAVTALFGGFMVTYSTAKAEALQVTPPRGWMKRPERIVWLVAGSACAAAGTLLGVPSLHIISAVLALIAVFAHASAFLRLRALTFATRQRDQISDVRCQTSGIRDRAPTSDV; encoded by the coding sequence ATGCCTTCGTGCGATGCCCTTTGCGGAGCCGCCCTACCCGTCGCGGCCGCCGCGCTCCTGCTCGCCGCCGCCGCCCGCGGTGCACCGGCGGACTACGCGCGCGTGCGGCGCGAAGGCGGCACGTTCTTCCTCCGCGAACGCGTGATGCAGCGCGGGTACGTCTGGATCGACGCCCTGGCGCGCGGCGCGGTCGCCGCCGGCCTGACCGCCAACGCGATCACCTGGCTGTCCTTCGTCCTCGGCGCCGCGGCCGGCATCTGCGCCGGACTGGGCTGGCTCGGCACCGCCGCGTGGGCGCTCGCGTTGAGCGGATTGTGCGACGGCGTCGACGGGGCCGTGGCGCGGCGAACCAGAGCCGCCTCACCCGCGGGCGCGGTGCTCGACTCGGCCCTCGACCGCTACGTCGAATTTTTCTTCATCGCCGGCCTGATCGTCTGGCTGCGTGGACACTGGGCCCACCAACTGGTCGCTGTCACCGCCCTGTTCGGCGGGTTTATGGTCACCTACTCGACCGCGAAGGCCGAGGCGCTCCAAGTCACGCCCCCGCGCGGCTGGATGAAGCGCCCCGAACGCATCGTCTGGCTGGTCGCCGGCTCCGCCTGCGCCGCCGCCGGCACGCTACTCGGCGTGCCCAGCCTGCATATCATCAGCGCCGTCCTCGCACTGATCGCCGTCTTCGCCCACGCCTCCGCATTCCTGCGGCTCCGCGCCCTCACTTTTGCCACCCGGCAGCGCGACCAGATCTCAGACGTCAGATGTCAGACGTCAGGGATCAGAGATCGGGCTCCGACATCCGACGTCTGA
- a CDS encoding inositol-3-phosphate synthase, which produces MSTEPSNGRLGVFAVGVGAVASTLMSGVELIRRGVRPAVGSFTQMGFLERPDGTSVRVSDALPVARLTDIVFGGVDLLETNAADAARTAAVLNPTDLALAQDFLATIKVGPGVFDPAYIGNLKPKNVRAEKTKFELAQAMAGEIRRFLADGKCARGVVLLTLSTEAWRSQTAVHATPESFLAGLKRSDPAISPAQIYAWAALEAGCPVVNCTPNQVPEVPALQAIATARGLPICGSDLKSGQTLMKTVVATGLAQRLLGIRGWYSTNILGNRDGLVLHAPDNFRAKEITKGGVLSDIFDAQRYPELYGDLTHQVHINYFPPKGDNKEAWDAIQLFGWLGYEMELKINFECRDSILAAPLVLDLALFTDLAARKKASGVQSWLASYFKSPAARPGETISNQLHIELATLHDQLRSWL; this is translated from the coding sequence ATGAGTACCGAGCCAAGCAATGGGCGGCTCGGGGTGTTCGCGGTCGGCGTGGGTGCCGTCGCTTCAACCCTGATGTCCGGCGTGGAATTGATCCGACGTGGTGTACGCCCCGCGGTTGGATCCTTTACCCAGATGGGATTTCTCGAACGGCCGGACGGCACTTCCGTGCGGGTGAGCGACGCCCTCCCGGTGGCTCGGCTGACGGATATTGTTTTCGGCGGTGTGGACCTGCTCGAGACCAATGCCGCCGATGCGGCCCGTACGGCGGCGGTGTTGAATCCCACAGACCTGGCCTTGGCGCAGGATTTCCTCGCGACGATCAAGGTCGGCCCGGGCGTGTTTGATCCGGCCTACATCGGCAACCTCAAGCCGAAGAATGTGCGCGCGGAGAAGACCAAGTTCGAACTCGCCCAGGCGATGGCGGGCGAGATCCGGCGATTTCTCGCGGACGGGAAATGCGCGCGTGGCGTCGTCCTGCTGACGCTTTCAACCGAGGCTTGGCGTAGCCAGACCGCGGTGCATGCCACGCCGGAGAGCTTCCTGGCCGGCCTCAAGCGCAGCGATCCCGCGATTTCTCCCGCGCAGATCTACGCCTGGGCGGCGCTCGAGGCGGGTTGCCCGGTCGTGAACTGCACGCCCAACCAGGTGCCCGAAGTCCCGGCGCTGCAGGCGATCGCCACTGCGCGCGGACTGCCGATCTGCGGCTCCGATCTCAAGAGCGGCCAGACGCTCATGAAAACCGTGGTGGCCACGGGCCTCGCGCAGCGCCTGCTTGGCATCCGCGGCTGGTACAGCACGAACATCCTCGGCAACCGCGATGGCCTCGTGCTGCATGCGCCGGACAACTTCCGCGCCAAGGAAATCACCAAGGGTGGGGTGCTGTCGGACATCTTCGACGCGCAGCGTTACCCGGAGCTGTACGGCGACCTGACGCACCAGGTGCACATCAACTATTTCCCGCCGAAGGGGGACAACAAGGAGGCATGGGACGCGATCCAGCTCTTCGGTTGGCTGGGCTATGAGATGGAGCTGAAGATCAACTTCGAGTGCCGCGACTCGATCCTGGCGGCGCCGCTCGTGCTCGACCTTGCGCTGTTCACCGATCTCGCCGCGCGCAAGAAGGCCTCCGGCGTCCAGTCCTGGCTGGCGTCGTACTTCAAGTCGCCGGCGGCGCGCCCGGGCGAGACGATCAGCAACCAGCTCCACATCGAACTCGCCACGCTCCACGATCAACTCCGCTCCTGGCTGTAG
- a CDS encoding HU family DNA-binding protein yields the protein MTNLTKREIVLEIYRKSGFPQKQIVDTVQQTLDIIQHALSEGRNVELRNFGVLEVQLRKQRIGRNPNKPTDTVIIPQRAIVKFKSGKVLKEQLKNIDLASLERSGRVEKSSGDAEGADDGEAVEDHPLRQNVQAPAAKPEGGGAR from the coding sequence ATGACAAACTTAACCAAACGCGAGATCGTGCTGGAAATCTACCGCAAGTCGGGTTTCCCGCAGAAACAGATTGTCGACACGGTACAGCAGACGCTGGACATCATTCAGCACGCGCTTTCGGAAGGCCGGAACGTCGAGTTGCGCAATTTCGGGGTCCTTGAGGTGCAGCTCCGCAAGCAGCGCATCGGCCGCAACCCGAACAAGCCAACCGACACCGTGATCATCCCGCAGCGCGCGATCGTGAAGTTCAAGTCGGGCAAAGTGCTGAAGGAGCAGCTCAAGAACATCGACCTCGCCAGCCTTGAGCGCAGCGGGCGCGTCGAGAAGAGCAGCGGCGACGCCGAGGGTGCGGATGACGGCGAAGCCGTCGAGGACCACCCTCTCCGTCAAAACGTCCAAGCCCCTGCGGCCAAGCCCGAGGGTGGCGGCGCCCGCTAG
- a CDS encoding glycoside hydrolase family 38 C-terminal domain-containing protein, translated as MRKVHYVLSTHWDREWYQTFQDYRRRLVRLMDRVLDDLESGALRGPFTTDGQAIVIEDYLEIRPERRTQLERLARAGRFMIGPWYVLPDEWLVSGEALIRNLRQGRRVARAVGGRTSDAGFVCDLFGHIGQLPQLLRQFGIKGALVWRGLEPRRQALLRWRGADGTEVPAYRFGRCGYCDFANDVRYMSEPRRPFTPAQALADLKAFLAKEAARTPEGPLLIFDGADHLEYDAEHYAVLFNQPVSAEFPYEIVHSTLDAYLEEAAPLAQASTEVVTGELRQNAMHPAATDAQGMIPGTLSSRVRLKQANAECQTLLCAWAEPFSVLATVLTGSPVPQGYLDAAWRWLLQNHPHDSICGCSIDEVHEDMKYRFAQARQIAQAQTTEALQALAASVGGTPGERELRVLVANAAARPVAEPATLVLPIPAEWGTFQEFMGYEPKPAFRVFDARGEELPYQLVALESGRAKSRLFRTKFPEPYRTNDATIVVRLTVPGLGYTTLTVREGPQMPKAGPFAAAFLPTRHPVAPGLATSERAMANAFLAVQIESNGSLTVTDRRTGQSYSRLLTFEDIADIGDGWYHGPAVNDQRVVSTGAHADVALVQNGPLVAQFRVRMTMNVPAEFDHGRHVRAERWVPLVVDSLVTLRADVARVEVTSRIDNQVKDHRLRVLFPTGAAGAQTYFADGAFDVVERRVGLPADNHLARELAVETTPQQSWTAVAADGRGLAVVAPGLFETAVLDTPERPIALTLFRAVRRTFLTDGQPDGQMQGPLEFSYWILPQAGSLDGAALAEAGQRLAAGLRTTTLTAQDVPLHRAPATIAVERSLLTVPPGVALSSVCPVGDDVEVRIYNPASAPVIATLGVEGDALPATHATALVVDLDGAPLGAPMATANGVPVTLKPKQILTLRFRREPEAGGQKPEA; from the coding sequence ATGCGCAAGGTGCACTACGTGCTGAGCACGCACTGGGACCGCGAGTGGTATCAGACTTTCCAGGACTACCGCCGCCGGCTGGTCCGGCTGATGGACCGCGTGCTGGATGACCTGGAGTCGGGCGCGCTGCGCGGGCCGTTCACGACGGACGGCCAGGCGATTGTCATCGAGGATTACCTCGAGATCCGGCCCGAGCGGCGGACGCAGCTCGAGCGGCTGGCGCGGGCGGGCCGGTTTATGATCGGGCCCTGGTACGTGCTGCCCGACGAATGGCTGGTCTCGGGCGAGGCGCTCATTCGCAACCTCCGCCAGGGCCGGCGCGTGGCGCGGGCGGTGGGCGGGCGGACGTCGGACGCCGGCTTTGTCTGCGATCTGTTTGGCCATATCGGCCAGTTGCCGCAATTGCTACGGCAGTTTGGGATCAAGGGCGCGCTGGTGTGGCGCGGACTCGAGCCGCGGCGGCAGGCGTTGCTGCGCTGGCGCGGGGCGGACGGCACGGAGGTGCCGGCGTACCGCTTCGGGCGATGCGGCTACTGCGACTTCGCGAACGACGTCCGATACATGAGCGAGCCCCGGCGCCCGTTCACGCCGGCGCAGGCGTTGGCCGATCTGAAGGCCTTCCTGGCGAAGGAGGCGGCGCGCACGCCGGAGGGGCCGCTCCTGATCTTCGATGGCGCGGATCATCTCGAGTACGACGCGGAGCATTACGCGGTGCTCTTCAACCAGCCGGTGAGCGCCGAGTTCCCCTACGAGATCGTGCACAGCACGCTCGACGCCTACCTCGAGGAAGCCGCGCCGCTCGCGCAGGCGAGCACGGAGGTGGTGACCGGCGAACTCCGGCAGAACGCGATGCACCCGGCGGCGACCGACGCGCAGGGGATGATTCCGGGGACGCTTTCGAGCCGCGTGCGGCTGAAGCAGGCCAACGCGGAGTGTCAGACTCTGCTCTGCGCCTGGGCGGAGCCGTTCTCGGTGCTCGCGACGGTGCTGACGGGGTCGCCGGTGCCGCAGGGGTATCTTGACGCGGCCTGGCGCTGGCTGCTGCAGAACCACCCTCATGACTCCATCTGCGGCTGCAGCATCGACGAGGTGCATGAGGACATGAAGTACCGGTTCGCGCAGGCGCGGCAGATCGCGCAGGCGCAGACGACCGAGGCCCTGCAGGCGCTGGCGGCGTCGGTCGGCGGTACCCCGGGCGAGCGCGAGCTGCGCGTCCTCGTGGCCAATGCGGCGGCGCGTCCCGTCGCCGAGCCGGCAACTCTCGTGCTGCCGATCCCGGCCGAATGGGGAACCTTCCAGGAGTTCATGGGCTACGAGCCGAAGCCGGCGTTCCGGGTGTTCGACGCCCGTGGCGAGGAGTTACCGTACCAGCTGGTTGCGCTCGAGTCGGGCCGGGCGAAGTCGCGCCTGTTCCGGACCAAGTTCCCGGAGCCGTACCGGACGAATGACGCGACGATCGTGGTGCGGCTGACGGTCCCGGGGCTGGGCTACACGACGCTGACCGTGCGGGAGGGGCCGCAGATGCCGAAGGCTGGTCCGTTCGCGGCGGCGTTTCTGCCGACGCGGCACCCTGTCGCGCCGGGTCTCGCGACGAGCGAGCGCGCAATGGCCAACGCGTTTCTCGCGGTGCAGATCGAGAGCAACGGCTCGCTCACGGTAACCGATCGGCGCACCGGGCAGAGCTATTCGCGGCTGTTGACCTTCGAGGACATCGCCGACATCGGCGATGGCTGGTACCATGGCCCGGCCGTGAACGACCAGCGGGTCGTGTCGACCGGTGCGCACGCCGATGTGGCGCTCGTGCAAAACGGGCCGCTCGTGGCGCAGTTTCGTGTCCGGATGACAATGAACGTGCCGGCGGAGTTCGATCACGGGCGCCACGTGCGGGCGGAACGATGGGTGCCGCTGGTCGTGGACTCGCTGGTGACCTTGCGGGCCGACGTCGCTCGCGTCGAAGTTACCTCGCGGATCGACAACCAGGTGAAGGATCACCGGCTGCGCGTGCTCTTCCCGACAGGCGCGGCCGGCGCGCAGACCTATTTCGCCGATGGCGCTTTCGATGTCGTCGAACGGCGCGTCGGGCTACCGGCGGACAATCACCTCGCCCGCGAACTCGCGGTCGAAACGACGCCGCAGCAGTCGTGGACGGCGGTGGCGGCCGACGGGCGGGGACTGGCGGTTGTGGCCCCGGGATTGTTCGAGACCGCGGTGCTGGATACGCCCGAACGGCCGATCGCGTTGACGCTTTTCCGCGCCGTGCGGCGTACGTTCCTGACGGACGGGCAACCTGACGGGCAGATGCAGGGTCCCCTTGAATTCTCGTATTGGATCCTCCCGCAGGCCGGTTCGTTGGACGGCGCGGCTCTGGCGGAAGCGGGCCAGCGGCTCGCGGCTGGTTTGCGCACGACCACGCTGACCGCGCAGGATGTCCCGCTGCATCGTGCCCCGGCGACGATTGCGGTGGAGCGCTCGCTGCTGACCGTGCCGCCGGGGGTGGCGCTGTCGAGCGTGTGCCCCGTGGGCGACGACGTGGAGGTGCGCATCTACAACCCGGCATCCGCGCCGGTGATCGCGACGCTCGGCGTCGAGGGCGACGCCCTCCCGGCGACCCATGCGACCGCGTTGGTCGTGGATCTTGATGGCGCCCCGCTTGGCGCCCCGATGGCGACGGCCAATGGCGTCCCAGTGACGTTGAAGCCGAAGCAAATTCTGACGCTGCGATTCCGGCGGGAACCAGAAGCCGGAGGCCAGAAGCCGGAAGCCTGA
- a CDS encoding MBL fold metallo-hydrolase, producing the protein MKITLLGAAGGEVTGSCYLVETLRSRVLIDCGQFQGGPQADALNHGALPDVGSLSAVLLTHAHLDHTGRLPLLAKAGYKGPVFTTPASVDMTGLILRDAARIQTQDAERQNRIRERAGESPFVPMFSGADAEQIISQLRPVPYREPVSIAPGVQACFVEAGHMLGSASIQLLVDDGKGARRTIVFSGDLGPKSAPILKEFEPFTSADAVFMESTYGNRDHQPFAETVQEFVQIITEAIQSGGKVLVPTFAVGRAQLLTGLLAWAFREKKLKPFPVFLDSPMAIEASAIYQRHPELYDEETVAFLKARPIGLDLKTLHMTASPAESRAINGVPGPCMILAGSGMCTAGRILHHLRHNLWSPQAHVIIVGYQGHGTLGRQLVDGATKVTIFGETIAVRAKVHTLGGFSAHAGQADLLAWFDALAASKPRVCLTHGEPDARNVLRDVIAQRHGITPHLPAIGETIEL; encoded by the coding sequence ATGAAAATCACGCTTCTTGGTGCTGCCGGTGGCGAAGTCACAGGCTCCTGCTATCTCGTCGAAACCCTGCGCTCGCGCGTACTGATCGACTGCGGCCAGTTCCAAGGCGGGCCGCAGGCCGACGCGCTCAATCATGGCGCGCTGCCCGACGTGGGTTCGCTGTCGGCGGTGCTGCTCACGCACGCCCACCTCGACCACACCGGCCGGCTGCCGCTGCTCGCCAAGGCCGGCTACAAGGGCCCGGTGTTCACGACGCCGGCGAGCGTCGACATGACCGGCTTGATCCTGCGCGACGCCGCCCGGATCCAGACCCAGGACGCCGAACGCCAGAACCGGATTCGCGAGCGCGCCGGCGAGTCGCCGTTCGTGCCTATGTTCTCCGGCGCCGATGCGGAGCAGATCATCAGCCAGCTCCGGCCCGTGCCTTACCGCGAGCCCGTCAGCATCGCGCCGGGCGTCCAGGCGTGCTTCGTCGAAGCCGGCCACATGCTCGGCTCCGCGAGCATCCAACTGCTCGTCGACGACGGCAAGGGCGCGCGCCGCACGATCGTGTTCTCCGGCGACCTCGGCCCGAAGAGCGCGCCCATTCTCAAGGAGTTTGAGCCGTTCACCAGCGCCGACGCCGTGTTCATGGAGTCGACCTACGGCAACCGCGACCACCAGCCGTTTGCCGAGACGGTGCAGGAGTTCGTCCAGATCATCACCGAAGCGATCCAGAGTGGCGGCAAGGTTCTCGTGCCGACCTTCGCCGTTGGCCGCGCGCAGCTCCTCACCGGCCTGCTCGCCTGGGCCTTCCGCGAGAAGAAGCTGAAACCGTTCCCGGTCTTTCTCGACAGCCCGATGGCCATCGAGGCCTCCGCCATCTACCAGCGCCACCCCGAACTCTACGACGAGGAGACCGTCGCCTTCCTCAAGGCCCGACCGATCGGACTCGACCTGAAGACGCTGCACATGACCGCCTCCCCGGCCGAGTCCCGCGCCATCAACGGCGTGCCCGGCCCGTGCATGATTCTCGCCGGCTCCGGCATGTGCACCGCCGGTCGCATCCTGCATCACCTGCGGCACAACCTCTGGAGCCCACAGGCGCACGTGATCATCGTGGGCTATCAGGGTCACGGCACGCTCGGCCGCCAGTTGGTCGACGGCGCCACCAAGGTCACCATCTTCGGCGAAACCATCGCGGTCCGCGCCAAGGTCCACACCCTCGGCGGCTTCAGCGCCCACGCGGGCCAGGCCGATCTGCTGGCCTGGTTCGACGCCCTCGCGGCCTCGAAGCCGCGCGTCTGCCTCACCCACGGTGAACCCGACGCCCGGAACGTCCTCCGCGACGTGATCGCGCAGCGCCACGGCATCACGCCGCACCTGCCCGCGATCGGCGAAACGATCGAGCTCTAG